The following are encoded together in the Acinetobacter radioresistens DSM 6976 = NBRC 102413 = CIP 103788 genome:
- the paaZ gene encoding phenylacetic acid degradation bifunctional protein PaaZ, with translation MLELETGTPYTENDHTQAGNPRRPVKTLSSLVCGQEYIAQQDLRTVYHAITGEAVYQVSSYGIDMQTVVNYAKTQGSLIATWSFHQRAHALKQVAQYLLERKEAYYELAKATGCTRKDAWVDIEGGIGTLFAYSSLVRRELSDEIVLIEDNWIPLSKQGTFGAKHLLTPKAGVAVHINAFNFPVWGMLEKIAPALLAGVPCIVKPATEGAELTHAVVQAIYASGFLPEGTLQLICGQTYDLLEQLGPQDIVTFTGSATTGQKLRAHPHLNRYSIPFSMEADSVNSAILTEGASEETIELFVREVYREMTSKAGQKCTAIRRAFVPAFLLDTVQQKLLARLEKVVVGDPEHENVTMGALASLKQKYDVAEKVELLSQEAKIVFGGHNDQNFQFHSDSPEKGAFYPPTLLCCSNPVTARYVHEIEAFGPVVTLMPYQNQTELTELVARGEGSLVASIVRNTEQNIESLIAKIAPWHGRIHILDTENAKESTGHGSPLPHLVHGGPGRAGGGEELGGLRAVKHYMQRTAIQGSPDVMTQIGHSWTAGSRVFEDRVHPFKKSFDELQIGERLLTARRTVTEADIVNFAYLSGDHFYAHMDKIAAADSLFGERVAHGYFVVSAAAGLFVEAAPGPVIANYGMDNLRFVEPVKIDDTIQVELTCKQKTPKPQREPDQKSHGVVVWDIKVKNQRNELVATYDILTLVERAA, from the coding sequence ATGCTCGAACTGGAAACAGGTACACCTTATACGGAAAATGATCATACCCAAGCAGGCAATCCAAGAAGACCGGTAAAAACCTTAAGCTCGCTTGTCTGTGGACAGGAATATATTGCCCAGCAGGATTTACGTACTGTCTATCACGCCATTACTGGTGAAGCTGTTTATCAGGTCAGCAGTTATGGTATTGATATGCAGACAGTGGTTAACTATGCCAAAACTCAAGGTTCACTTATTGCGACATGGAGTTTTCATCAGCGCGCACATGCGCTCAAGCAGGTAGCACAATATTTGCTGGAACGTAAGGAGGCCTATTATGAACTGGCGAAAGCAACCGGCTGTACCCGTAAGGATGCCTGGGTCGATATTGAAGGTGGTATAGGTACACTGTTTGCCTACTCCAGTCTGGTACGCCGTGAACTCAGTGATGAAATAGTATTGATTGAAGATAACTGGATTCCACTTTCCAAACAGGGCACCTTTGGAGCAAAGCATCTCCTTACTCCTAAGGCTGGTGTTGCCGTACATATTAATGCCTTTAATTTTCCGGTTTGGGGGATGCTAGAGAAAATTGCACCAGCGCTGCTTGCCGGTGTCCCTTGTATTGTTAAACCTGCGACAGAAGGCGCAGAACTTACACATGCTGTGGTTCAGGCTATTTATGCCAGCGGTTTTCTGCCTGAAGGCACTTTACAGTTAATATGTGGTCAAACTTATGATCTGCTGGAACAATTAGGTCCACAAGATATCGTAACTTTCACTGGCTCTGCAACAACCGGACAGAAATTACGCGCCCACCCTCATCTTAACCGCTACTCGATTCCGTTCAGCATGGAAGCAGACTCAGTAAACAGTGCCATTTTAACCGAAGGAGCCAGCGAAGAAACTATTGAACTGTTCGTCCGTGAGGTTTATCGGGAGATGACCTCAAAAGCCGGGCAGAAATGTACTGCCATTCGTCGGGCTTTCGTGCCGGCTTTCCTGCTGGATACAGTGCAACAAAAACTGCTGGCCCGACTGGAAAAAGTTGTAGTCGGTGATCCAGAACATGAAAATGTGACGATGGGTGCGCTTGCCAGTCTCAAACAAAAATATGATGTCGCTGAAAAAGTCGAACTGCTGAGCCAAGAAGCAAAGATTGTCTTTGGTGGACATAATGATCAGAATTTTCAGTTTCACTCAGACTCTCCTGAAAAAGGTGCATTTTATCCGCCTACCTTACTGTGCTGTTCAAATCCGGTCACTGCAAGATATGTGCACGAGATTGAGGCTTTTGGTCCGGTTGTAACTTTGATGCCTTATCAAAACCAAACTGAGCTGACTGAGCTGGTTGCCCGTGGTGAAGGTAGTCTCGTTGCTTCAATTGTTCGCAATACAGAGCAAAATATTGAAAGTCTGATCGCAAAAATTGCGCCGTGGCATGGTCGTATTCATATTCTGGATACAGAAAATGCAAAAGAGAGTACCGGTCACGGCTCACCCTTACCGCATCTGGTTCATGGTGGGCCAGGCCGTGCAGGTGGTGGAGAAGAGCTCGGAGGCCTGCGAGCAGTAAAACATTATATGCAGCGTACAGCCATTCAGGGTTCACCTGACGTCATGACACAGATTGGACATAGCTGGACAGCAGGTTCAAGGGTGTTTGAAGATCGCGTACATCCATTTAAGAAAAGCTTTGACGAGCTGCAAATTGGTGAACGCCTGCTTACAGCACGTCGGACAGTTACCGAAGCGGATATCGTAAATTTTGCCTACTTGAGTGGTGACCACTTCTATGCCCATATGGACAAGATTGCCGCGGCAGATTCATTATTTGGTGAACGCGTGGCTCATGGGTATTTTGTTGTATCTGCCGCAGCGGGCCTGTTTGTAGAGGCAGCACCAGGACCGGTTATTGCCAATTATGGTATGGATAACCTGCGTTTTGTTGAGCCGGTAAAAATAGATGATACTATTCAGGTTGAATTAACCTGTAAGCAAAAAACGCCAAAACCTCAACGTGAGCCAGACCAGAAATCACATGGTGTGGTTGTCTGGGATATCAAGGTTAAAAACCAGCGTAATGAACTGGTAGCAACCTATGACATTCTGACGCTGGTCGAACGCGCTGCATAA